The Chitinophagaceae bacterium nucleotide sequence GAGCCTTCTCTGGCATGAAATCTTTCGGGGAGCATTTGAATAGCTTGGCTAATTCATTGAGATGACCAGTGTTGTATTTAGCAATAAAGTTGGGACTTTCAATATGACCGATATAGCCTTTTGAAAGGTTTAAGTGAATTGCAATATCGTCCTGAGATAAATCATTATCTGTTCTCATTTGCCTTACTTGACAAATGATATACCAATCAATCTTATTTTTAAGATTTTTCCTGCCCATTGATAGGCGCAAGAACGATAAACTAAATACTTTGTATGCCTATATTAATATAGGCAAATTTGTATATTTACATATCCAAAGGAAAATAAGTTGATTCCTATTGGGTAGAATTTATTTTTGCGAATTCTTCAATGAATTTGAAGCTTTCGCTTTGAGTCTTGTCTTGGAAACCTCGCAATTTTTCATTTGACACAAGACGATAAGCAAGAGCTCACGTTAAGGCGTGGGCTCCCTTATTGTGTCAAAGGGCTCTGCGAGGGCCTCCAAGCCGGTAAGTGGAGTTCTACGCTTTTTTCTTCTCTTACAAGGACTCTTTTTACTCACCGCTAAATCCATAGCTATGCTAAAAGGAGTGAGGGCAGAAGAGGGGTCTGTTATACAGGCATTCCAGAACGGAGATGAAAAGGGATTTACTTATTTCTTCCGGCAGGTTTATCCAGAGCTTTGTGTGTTTGCCCAACGTTATGTTCCTGATATTGCTATTGCAGAAGATGTGGTGAGTGAAAGCTTTTTAAAAGTGTGGGAGAAGCATGAGGGATTTACGAATGCGACAGCACTGAGAAGTTATTTGTACAGAACGGTGTATCATGGTTGTTTGCGTTGGTTAGAGAAGGAGAAGAGGAGGGAGAAGGTTGAGGTAAAGGATGAGGATGAGGTTGAGGAGAAGGCAGAGGAAGAGAATTATTTAGTGAACATTATACGTACTGAAACCATCCGGGAATTGTATGCGGCGGTGAATACGTTACCGAAGGAATGTAAAAAGGTTTTTGATTTACTGTATGTGGAATGGAAGAGTGTG carries:
- a CDS encoding helix-turn-helix transcriptional regulator; the protein is MGRKNLKNKIDWYIICQVRQMRTDNDLSQDDIAIHLNLSKGYIGHIESPNFIAKYNTGHLNELAKLFKCSPKDFMPEKAL
- a CDS encoding RNA polymerase sigma-70 factor, translating into MLKGVRAEEGSVIQAFQNGDEKGFTYFFRQVYPELCVFAQRYVPDIAIAEDVVSESFLKVWEKHEGFTNATALRSYLYRTVYHGCLRWLEKEKRREKVEVKDEDEVEEKAEEENYLVNIIRTETIRELYAAVNTLPKECKKVFDLLYVEWKSVREAAEELAVSISTVKAQKARGLQLLRLKIHLLFVAGYVFMQA